The following coding sequences lie in one Gadus macrocephalus chromosome 1, ASM3116895v1 genomic window:
- the kcnk15 gene encoding potassium channel subfamily K member 15, with protein MKKQNIRTLSLILCMFSYLLVGAAVFDALESESESSRRRVLEKKRNEMKKKYRFSEDDYLEIERVVMQAEPHRAGTQWKFAGSFYFAITVITTIGYGHAAPGTDAGKVFCMFYAVLGIPLTLVMFQSLGERMNTFVRYLLRKAKQCLGFHRIQVSMENMVFVGFLSCIGTLCVGASAFSHFEGWSFFHAYYYCFITLTTIGFGDFVALQKQGDLQEKTPYVAFSFVYILVGLTVIGAFLNLVVLRFLTMNTEDERRDAQERASIKRDRGLMGAPLALRGAGGEEVGERRRGGGGGGGGGGEMRGRCGRSNSSTLFLPMEEGTSRTNLISPQMEGREEKGSRRRGGLQPDSSLGSLCSCVVCYQLGLCDSPLMSGCEHHQSVYYNSVSYRIQGRSPDSVGQRSGLSSPGSVLSPGHSSGEFPRSRRKSV; from the exons ATGAAGAAGCAGAACATCCGGACGCTGTCGCTCATCCTGTGCATGTTCTCCTACTTGCTGGTGGGCGCCGCGGTGTTCGACGCGCTCGAGTCCGAGTCCGAGTCCTCCCGGAGGCGCGTCTTGGAGAAGAAGCGGAACGAGATGAAGAAGAAGTACCGCTTCTCCGAAGACGACTACCTGGAGATCGAGCGAGTGGTGATGCAAGCGGAGCCCCATCGCGCGGGGACGCAGTGGAAATTTGCGGGATCCTTTTACTTTGCCATAACAGTCATCACCACCATTG GTTATGGACATGCAGCTCCAGGCACCGACGCAGGAAAGGTCTTCTGCATGTTTTACGCCGTGCTGGGCATCCCTCTCACTTTGGTCATGTTCCAAAGCCTGGGCGAGAGGATGAACACCTTTGTGCGCTACCTCCTGCGCAAGGCCAAACAGTGCCTGGGCTTCCACCGTATCCAGGTGTCCATGGAGAACATGGTGTTCGTGGGCTTCCTGTCCTGCATCGGCACGCTGTGCGTGGGTGCCTCCGCCTTCTCCCACTTCGAGGGCTGGAGCTTCTTCCACGCCTACTACTACTGCTTCATCACGCTCACCACCATCGGCTTCGGGGACTTTGTGGCACTGCAGAAGCAGGGCGACCTCCAGGAGAAGACCCCCTACGTGGCCTTCAGCTTCGTGTACATCCTGGTGGGGCTGACAGTCATCGGGGCCTTCCTCAACCTGGTGGTGCTGCGCTTCCTCACCATGAACACTGAGGACGAACGGCGGGACGCCCAGGAGCGGGCCTCCATCAAGCGGGACAGGGGCCTGATGGGGGCCCCCCTGGCCCTCCGCGGAGCCGGCGGGGAGGAGGTTGGAGagaggcggcgggggggaggaggaggaggaggaggaggaggagagatgaggggacGGTGCGGCCGGAGCAACAGCAGCACCCTCTTCCTGCCCATGGAGGAAGGCACCAGCCGCACCAATCTCATCTCCCCGCAGATGGAGGggcgggaggagaaggggtcCCGGCGGCGAGGTGGCCTGCAGCCGGACTCCAGCCTGGGCTCGCTGTGCTCCTGCGTCGTGTGCTACCAGCTGGGCCTGTGCGACAGCCCGCTCATGTCGGGCTGCGAGCACCACCAATCGGTGTACTACAACTCCGTGTCCTACAGGATCCAGGGCCGCTCGCCCGACTCAGTGGGGCAGCGCAGCGGACTCTCGTCCCCAGGGAGCGTGCTCTCGCCCGGGCACAGCTCAGGGGAGTTCCCCCGCTCCCGGAGGAAGTCGGTGTAG